A window of the Vigna angularis cultivar LongXiaoDou No.4 chromosome 3, ASM1680809v1, whole genome shotgun sequence genome harbors these coding sequences:
- the LOC128195951 gene encoding indole-3-acetic acid-induced protein ARG7-like, with protein sequence MGFRLPGIRRTSSGRNQASSKVLDAPKGYLAVYVGENMKRFVIPVSHLNQPLFQDLLSQAEEEFGYDHPMGGLTIPCSEYVFQHITSCLNGQ encoded by the coding sequence ATGGGCTTTCGTTTACCCGGTATCAGAAGGACTTCATCTGGCAGAAATCAAGCATCTTCAAAAGTGTTGGATGCGCCAAAGGGATACCTTGCAGTCTATGTGGGAGAGAATATGAAACGATTTGTGATTCCTGTATCACACCTGAACCAACCTTTATTCCAAGACTTGTTGAGTCAAGCTGAGGAAGAATTTGGATATGATCATCCCATGGGTGGCCTCACAATTCCTTGCAGCGAATATGTCTTCCAACATATTACTTCTTGTTTGAATGGACAATAG